The following proteins are encoded in a genomic region of Apodemus sylvaticus chromosome 21, mApoSyl1.1, whole genome shotgun sequence:
- the LOC127671561 gene encoding F-box/LRR-repeat protein 2-like isoform X1: protein MADSLPLEMLTYILSFLPLSDQKEASLVSRAWYCAAQNALRETNVRYNIPVSPASLSAIKSLGLRGISCVSLTNLDGSPASHQVLQSVAYHLGPHLESLCLGGGSPTEASFLALILGCPVLRTLDLSGCNSLFTSGTLLAQPETAQCVRKALSGLRDLNLAGLRDLTDLSFNHLSGCFPSLERLSLAYCHLTFELGPTWGSLSPQVSSPSQLSFHNLLQFIKERAGKLRALDLSGTGLPPEALRALGQVTGLKLEELNLHSCRDLSSEAVATLCRQQPGLTSLDLSGCSDLTDGALLAVSRGLRHLRHLSLKKLQRLTDAGCTALGALHELQSLDMAECCLVSGRELAQVLGSVRRAPPALTTLRLAYCSSLKDASVLSMIPALGPSLKVLDLSSCMALTNQTMQAICTYLTHLSVLRLAWCKELQDWGLLGLQEPSDEPVLSPQLHQEVENQAPDPQEPSSAPQGSSLLMLQALQELDLTACSKLTDASLAKVLQFPQLRQLSLSLLPAFTDMGLVAVARGCPSLERLALSHCSHLSDEGWAQAARLWPRLQHLNLSSCSHLTEQTLDTIGQACKQLRVLDVAMCPGINMAAVKHFQTQLPQVTCIQSRFVGGADLTLTL, encoded by the exons ACAAATGTGCGCTACAACATTCCTGTGTCCCCTGCCTCACTCTCAGCCATCAAGAGTTTGGGCCTCAGGGGCATCTCATGTGTCAGCTTAACCAATCTGGATGGCTCGCCAGCTTCGCACCAGGTCCTGCAGTCTGTTGCTTACCACTTAGGCCCACACCTGGAAAGCTTGTGCCTGGGTGGGGGCAGCCCCACAGAGGCGTCCTTCTTGGCCCTGATCCTGGGATGCCCAGTCCTTCGCACGCTTGATCTCAGTGGCTGCAACAGTCTCTTCACATCAGGCACTCTGCTGGCTCAGCCTGAGACAGCACAGTGTGTCCGAAAGGCATTGAGTGGCCTCCGTGATCTTAACCTAGCTGGCCTGCGTGACCTGACTGACCTCAGCTTCAACCATCTCAGTGGTTGTTTCCCCAGCCTGGAGCGCCTCTCCTTGGCCTACTGCCATCTTACCTTTGAGTTAGGCCCAACCTGGGGCTCCCTCAGCCCCCaggtttcctctccctcccagctGTCCTTCCACAACTTGCTACAGTTCATCAAGGAACGAGCTGGAAAACTACGTGCTCTAGACCTCAGTGGTACTGGTTTGCCACCTGAGGCCCTGCGAGCCCTCGGCCAAGTGACCGGATTgaagctggaggagctgaatTTGCATAGCTGTAGAGACCTCTCGTCCGAGGCCGTGGCCACCCTGTGCCGCCAGCAGCCTGGTCTTACTTCCCTGGACCTTAGTGGCTGCTCAGACCTGACTGATGGGGCGCTCTTGGCTGTGAGCCGAGGCCTACGCCACCTGCGGCACTTGAGTCTGAAGAAACTGCAGAGACTGACAGATGCAGGGTGTACAGCCCTGGGGGCCCTGCATGAACTGCAGAGCCTGGACATGGCTGAATGCTGTCTGGTGAGCGGTCGGGAACTGGCCCAGGTCCTAGGCTCGGTTCGCAGAGCACCTCCTGCACTGACTACCCTCAGGCTGGCGTACTGCTCTTCCCTGAAG GATGCCTCGGTGCTCTCCATGATCCCAGCGTTGGGCCCAAGTCTCAAGGTGCTAGACTTGTCGTCCTGCATGGCCCTCACTAACCAGACCATGCAGGCCATCTGCACCTACCTTACTCACCTGTCGGTGCTGCGCCTAGCCTGGTGCAAAGAGCTCCAGGACTGGGGGCTTTTGGGGTTGCAGGAGCCAAGTGATGAGCCTGTGCTAAGTCCCCAG CTACACCAAGAGGTGGAAAATCAGGCTCCGGACCCTCAGGAGCCCAGTTCTGCGCCACAGGGCTCCTCCCTGCTCATGCTTCAGGCTCTGCAGGAGTTGGACCTCACAGCCTGCAGTAAGCTGACTGATGCCAGTCTGGCCAAG GTGCTCCAGTTCCCTCAGCTGAGGCAGTTATCATTGAGCCTATTGCCAGCTTTCACAGACATGGGTTTGGTGGCTGTGGCTAGGGGTTGTCCTAGCCTGGAGCGCTTGGCATTGAGTCACTGTAGCCACCTCAGTGATGAGGGGTGGGCCCAGGCAGCcaggctgtggcccaggctacAACATCTCAACCTGTCCAGCTGTAGTCATCTCACAGAGCA AACTCTGGATACCATTGGGCAGGCATGCAAGCAGCTTCGAGTGTTGGACGTGGCCATGTGTCCTGGTATCAACATGGCAGCCGTCAAACACTTTCAAACACAGCTGCCTCAGGTGACCTGCATCCAGTCTCGCTTCGTAGGAGGGGCTGACTTGACCCTAACACTTTGA
- the LOC127671561 gene encoding leucine-rich repeat-containing protein 29-like isoform X2, producing MAECCLVSGRELAQVLGSVRRAPPALTTLRLAYCSSLKDASVLSMIPALGPSLKVLDLSSCMALTNQTMQAICTYLTHLSVLRLAWCKELQDWGLLGLQEPSDEPVLSPQLHQEVENQAPDPQEPSSAPQGSSLLMLQALQELDLTACSKLTDASLAKVLQFPQLRQLSLSLLPAFTDMGLVAVARGCPSLERLALSHCSHLSDEGWAQAARLWPRLQHLNLSSCSHLTEQTLDTIGQACKQLRVLDVAMCPGINMAAVKHFQTQLPQVTCIQSRFVGGADLTLTL from the exons ATGGCTGAATGCTGTCTGGTGAGCGGTCGGGAACTGGCCCAGGTCCTAGGCTCGGTTCGCAGAGCACCTCCTGCACTGACTACCCTCAGGCTGGCGTACTGCTCTTCCCTGAAG GATGCCTCGGTGCTCTCCATGATCCCAGCGTTGGGCCCAAGTCTCAAGGTGCTAGACTTGTCGTCCTGCATGGCCCTCACTAACCAGACCATGCAGGCCATCTGCACCTACCTTACTCACCTGTCGGTGCTGCGCCTAGCCTGGTGCAAAGAGCTCCAGGACTGGGGGCTTTTGGGGTTGCAGGAGCCAAGTGATGAGCCTGTGCTAAGTCCCCAG CTACACCAAGAGGTGGAAAATCAGGCTCCGGACCCTCAGGAGCCCAGTTCTGCGCCACAGGGCTCCTCCCTGCTCATGCTTCAGGCTCTGCAGGAGTTGGACCTCACAGCCTGCAGTAAGCTGACTGATGCCAGTCTGGCCAAG GTGCTCCAGTTCCCTCAGCTGAGGCAGTTATCATTGAGCCTATTGCCAGCTTTCACAGACATGGGTTTGGTGGCTGTGGCTAGGGGTTGTCCTAGCCTGGAGCGCTTGGCATTGAGTCACTGTAGCCACCTCAGTGATGAGGGGTGGGCCCAGGCAGCcaggctgtggcccaggctacAACATCTCAACCTGTCCAGCTGTAGTCATCTCACAGAGCA AACTCTGGATACCATTGGGCAGGCATGCAAGCAGCTTCGAGTGTTGGACGTGGCCATGTGTCCTGGTATCAACATGGCAGCCGTCAAACACTTTCAAACACAGCTGCCTCAGGTGACCTGCATCCAGTCTCGCTTCGTAGGAGGGGCTGACTTGACCCTAACACTTTGA
- the Elmo3 gene encoding engulfment and cell motility protein 3 isoform X2, with protein MAPPRNVVKIAVQMSDAIPQLIQLDQAKPLATVLKEVCDAWSLTHPEHYALQFADGHRKYITENNRLEIKNGSILCLSTAPDLKAQQLLGRLQNTSREGCCEALRNLVLLASDMTFAQEVISRDGLQKLSTIIENGDDLGEMLALGLRAFLELMEHGVVSWETLSTPFVRKVVSYVNMNLMDASVQPLALRLLESVTLSSPALGQLVKSEVPLDRLLAHLQVMNHQLQTKAMALLTALLQGASPAERKEMLDHLRKKNLRQFIYKNIIHSAAPMGDEMAHHLYVLQALTLELLEPRMRTPLDPYSQEQRDQLQALRQAAFEPEGESSGTGLSADRRRSLCVREFRKLGFSNSNPAQDLERVPPGLLALDNMLYFSRHAPSAYSRFVLENSSREDKHECPFARSSIQLTVLLCELLHVGEPCSETAQDFSPMFFGQDHSFHELFCVAIQLLNKTWKEMRATQEDFDKVMQVVREQLARTLALKPTSLELFRTKVNALTYGEVLKLRQTERLHQEGTLAPPILELREKLKPELMGLIRQQRLLRLCEGMLFRKISSRRRQDKLWFCCLSPNHKVLQYGDVEEGAGPPTLESLPEQLPVADIRTLLMGKDCPHVREKGSGKQNKDLYELAFSISYDRGEEEAYLNFIAPSKRDFCLWTDGLSALLGGTMGSEQTRLDLEQLLTVETKLRLLELENVPIPEQPPPVPPPPTNFNFCYDYSITEP; from the exons ATGGCGCCGCCGCGGAACGTGGTGAAGATTGCTGTTCAGATGTCTGACGCCATCCCACAGCTTATCCAGCTAGACCAG GCAAAGCCCCTGGCCACTGTACTGAAGGAGGTGTGTGACGC GTGGAGCCTGACTCACCCGGAGCACTATGCCCTGCAGTTTGCCGATGGGCACAGGAAATACATCACAGAGAAT AACCGCTTGGAGATCAAGAATGGAAGTATCCTGTGTCTCAGCACTGCCCCA GACCTGAAGGCCCAGCAGCTACTGGGTAGGCTGCAGAATACAAGTCGTGAAGGGTGCTGTGAAGCCCTGAGAAACCTGGTCCTACTGGCCTCGGACATGACCTTTGCCCAGGAGGTCATCAGTCGTGATGGGCTTCAGAAACTGAGCACCATCATTGAAAATGGGGATGA CCTCGGGGAGATGCTGGCCCTTGGTCTAAGGGCCTTCTTGGAGCTCATGGAACACGGTGTGGTGTCCTGGGAGACACTCAGTACCCCCTTTGTCAGGAAG GTGGTCTCGTATGTAAACATGAACCTGATGGATGCCTCGGTGCAGCCCTTGGCTCTCAGGCTGCTGGAGAGCGTGACCTTGAGCAGCCCCGCCCTGGGCCAGCTGGTGAAGAGTGAGGTGCCACTAGACAGGCTGCTGGCACACCTGCAGGT AATGAACCACCAGCTGCAAACCAAGGCTATGGCCCTGCTGACAGCCCTGCTGCAGGGCGCCAGCCCCGCTGAACGTAAG GAAATGCTTGACCACCTACGGAAGAAGAATCTTCGCCAGTTCATCTACAAG AACATCATCCACAGTGCGGCGCCCATGGGCGACGAGATGGCTCATCACTTGTATGTGCTGCAGGCTCTTACCCTAGAGCTGCTGGAGCCTCGCATGCGGACCCCACTTGATCCCTACAGCCAG GAGCAGCGGGACCAGCTGCAGGCCCTGCGCCAGGCAGCCTTTGAGCCAGAGGGGGAGTCCTCGGGCACAGGGCTGAGTGCTGACCGCCGCCGGTCTCTGTGTGTCCGAGAGTTCCGCAAGCTGGGCTTCTCT AACAGCAACCCAGCCCAGGACCTGGAGCGCGTGCCCCCTGGCCTGCTGGCCCTGGACAACATGCTCTATTTCTCTAGGCATGCACCCAGTGCATACAGTCGG TTCGTGTTGGAGAACAGTAGCCGGGAGGACAAGCACGAGTGCCCCTTTGCCCGGAGCAGCATCCAGCTGACGGTGCTGCTGTGTGAGCTGCTCCACGTTGGGGAGCCCT GCTCCGAGACAGCCCAGGACTTCTCCCCCATGTTCTTCGGCCAAGACCACAGTTTCCATGAGCTCTTTTGTGTGGCTATCCAGCTGCTGAATAAGACTTGGAAGGAAATGCGGGCAACCCAGGAGGACTTTGacaag GTAATGCAAGTGGTTCGGGAGCAGCTAGCCCGCACCCTGGCTCTGAAGCCCACCTCCCTGGAGCTCTTTCGAACCAAAGTGAATGCCCTCACCTATGGGGAAGTGCTGAAGCTGCGGCAGACAGAGCGTCTGCACCAGGAGGGCACGCTGGCCCCTCCTATACT GGAGTTGCGAGAAAAACTGAAGCCAGAGCTCATGGGCTTAATCCGCCAGCAGCGTTTGCTCCGACTCTGTGAGGGAATGCTCTTCCGCAAGATCAGCAGCCGGAGACGCCAGG ACAAGCTATGGTTTTGCTGTTTATCCCCAAACCACAAAGTACTGCAGTATGGGGACGTGGAGGAGGGTGCCGGCCCACCTACCCTAGAAAGCCTACCTGAACAGC TCCCTGTGGCAGACATCAGGACACTCCTAATGGGCAAGGACTGCCCCCATGTCCGGGAGAAGGGCTCTGGGAAGCAGAACAAG GACCTCTATGAGTTGGCCTTCTCCATCAGCTATGACCGTGGGGAGGAAGAAGCGTACCTCAACTTCATCGCCCCCTCCAAACGGGAT TTCTGCCTGTGGACAGATGGGCTGAGTGCCCTGCTGGGCGGCACCATGGGCAGTGAGCAGACTCGGCTGGACCTGGAGCAGCTGCTCACTGTGGAGACCAAGCTGCggttgttggaactggaaaatgtgcCCATTCCCGAGCAGCCGCCCCCAGTTCCCCCGCCCCCTACCAACTTTAACTTCTGCTATGACTACAGTATCACTGAGCCTTGA
- the Elmo3 gene encoding engulfment and cell motility protein 3 isoform X1, with translation MAPPRNVVKIAVQMSDAIPQLIQLDQAKPLATVLKEVCDAWSLTHPEHYALQFADGHRKYITENNRLEIKNGSILCLSTAPDLKAQQLLGRLQNTSREGCCEALRNLVLLASDMTFAQEVISRDGLQKLSTIIENGDDLGEMLALGLRAFLELMEHGVVSWETLSTPFVRKVVSYVNMNLMDASVQPLALRLLESVTLSSPALGQLVKSEVPLDRLLAHLQVMNHQLQTKAMALLTALLQGASPAERKEMLDHLRKKNLRQFIYKNIIHSAAPMGDEMAHHLYVLQALTLELLEPRMRTPLDPYSQEQRDQLQALRQAAFEPEGESSGTGLSADRRRSLCVREFRKLGFSNSNPAQDLERVPPGLLALDNMLYFSRHAPSAYSRFVLENSSREDKHECPFARSSIQLTVLLCELLHVGEPCSETAQDFSPMFFGQDHSFHELFCVAIQLLNKTWKEMRATQEDFDKVMQVVREQLARTLALKPTSLELFRTKVNALTYGEVLKLRQTERLHQEGTLAPPILELREKLKPELMGLIRQQRLLRLCEGMLFRKISSRRRQDKLWFCCLSPNHKVLQYGDVEEGAGPPTLESLPEQRKEGGLGLLHLFLSLQALGHDSQPIFSTVPVADIRTLLMGKDCPHVREKGSGKQNKDLYELAFSISYDRGEEEAYLNFIAPSKRDFCLWTDGLSALLGGTMGSEQTRLDLEQLLTVETKLRLLELENVPIPEQPPPVPPPPTNFNFCYDYSITEP, from the exons ATGGCGCCGCCGCGGAACGTGGTGAAGATTGCTGTTCAGATGTCTGACGCCATCCCACAGCTTATCCAGCTAGACCAG GCAAAGCCCCTGGCCACTGTACTGAAGGAGGTGTGTGACGC GTGGAGCCTGACTCACCCGGAGCACTATGCCCTGCAGTTTGCCGATGGGCACAGGAAATACATCACAGAGAAT AACCGCTTGGAGATCAAGAATGGAAGTATCCTGTGTCTCAGCACTGCCCCA GACCTGAAGGCCCAGCAGCTACTGGGTAGGCTGCAGAATACAAGTCGTGAAGGGTGCTGTGAAGCCCTGAGAAACCTGGTCCTACTGGCCTCGGACATGACCTTTGCCCAGGAGGTCATCAGTCGTGATGGGCTTCAGAAACTGAGCACCATCATTGAAAATGGGGATGA CCTCGGGGAGATGCTGGCCCTTGGTCTAAGGGCCTTCTTGGAGCTCATGGAACACGGTGTGGTGTCCTGGGAGACACTCAGTACCCCCTTTGTCAGGAAG GTGGTCTCGTATGTAAACATGAACCTGATGGATGCCTCGGTGCAGCCCTTGGCTCTCAGGCTGCTGGAGAGCGTGACCTTGAGCAGCCCCGCCCTGGGCCAGCTGGTGAAGAGTGAGGTGCCACTAGACAGGCTGCTGGCACACCTGCAGGT AATGAACCACCAGCTGCAAACCAAGGCTATGGCCCTGCTGACAGCCCTGCTGCAGGGCGCCAGCCCCGCTGAACGTAAG GAAATGCTTGACCACCTACGGAAGAAGAATCTTCGCCAGTTCATCTACAAG AACATCATCCACAGTGCGGCGCCCATGGGCGACGAGATGGCTCATCACTTGTATGTGCTGCAGGCTCTTACCCTAGAGCTGCTGGAGCCTCGCATGCGGACCCCACTTGATCCCTACAGCCAG GAGCAGCGGGACCAGCTGCAGGCCCTGCGCCAGGCAGCCTTTGAGCCAGAGGGGGAGTCCTCGGGCACAGGGCTGAGTGCTGACCGCCGCCGGTCTCTGTGTGTCCGAGAGTTCCGCAAGCTGGGCTTCTCT AACAGCAACCCAGCCCAGGACCTGGAGCGCGTGCCCCCTGGCCTGCTGGCCCTGGACAACATGCTCTATTTCTCTAGGCATGCACCCAGTGCATACAGTCGG TTCGTGTTGGAGAACAGTAGCCGGGAGGACAAGCACGAGTGCCCCTTTGCCCGGAGCAGCATCCAGCTGACGGTGCTGCTGTGTGAGCTGCTCCACGTTGGGGAGCCCT GCTCCGAGACAGCCCAGGACTTCTCCCCCATGTTCTTCGGCCAAGACCACAGTTTCCATGAGCTCTTTTGTGTGGCTATCCAGCTGCTGAATAAGACTTGGAAGGAAATGCGGGCAACCCAGGAGGACTTTGacaag GTAATGCAAGTGGTTCGGGAGCAGCTAGCCCGCACCCTGGCTCTGAAGCCCACCTCCCTGGAGCTCTTTCGAACCAAAGTGAATGCCCTCACCTATGGGGAAGTGCTGAAGCTGCGGCAGACAGAGCGTCTGCACCAGGAGGGCACGCTGGCCCCTCCTATACT GGAGTTGCGAGAAAAACTGAAGCCAGAGCTCATGGGCTTAATCCGCCAGCAGCGTTTGCTCCGACTCTGTGAGGGAATGCTCTTCCGCAAGATCAGCAGCCGGAGACGCCAGG ACAAGCTATGGTTTTGCTGTTTATCCCCAAACCACAAAGTACTGCAGTATGGGGACGTGGAGGAGGGTGCCGGCCCACCTACCCTAGAAAGCCTACCTGAACAGCGTAAGGAGGGCGGGCTAGGGCTCCTGCACCTGTTCCTCTCCCTGCAGGCCTTGGGCCATGATAGTCAGCCAATCTTTTCTACAGTCCCTGTGGCAGACATCAGGACACTCCTAATGGGCAAGGACTGCCCCCATGTCCGGGAGAAGGGCTCTGGGAAGCAGAACAAG GACCTCTATGAGTTGGCCTTCTCCATCAGCTATGACCGTGGGGAGGAAGAAGCGTACCTCAACTTCATCGCCCCCTCCAAACGGGAT TTCTGCCTGTGGACAGATGGGCTGAGTGCCCTGCTGGGCGGCACCATGGGCAGTGAGCAGACTCGGCTGGACCTGGAGCAGCTGCTCACTGTGGAGACCAAGCTGCggttgttggaactggaaaatgtgcCCATTCCCGAGCAGCCGCCCCCAGTTCCCCCGCCCCCTACCAACTTTAACTTCTGCTATGACTACAGTATCACTGAGCCTTGA
- the LOC127671561 gene encoding F-box/LRR-repeat protein 2-like isoform X3, translating into MADSLPLEMLTYILSFLPLSDQKEASLVSRAWYCAAQNALREFIKERAGKLRALDLSGTGLPPEALRALGQVTGLKLEELNLHSCRDLSSEAVATLCRQQPGLTSLDLSGCSDLTDGALLAVSRGLRHLRHLSLKKLQRLTDAGCTALGALHELQSLDMAECCLVSGRELAQVLGSVRRAPPALTTLRLAYCSSLKDASVLSMIPALGPSLKVLDLSSCMALTNQTMQAICTYLTHLSVLRLAWCKELQDWGLLGLQEPSDEPVLSPQLHQEVENQAPDPQEPSSAPQGSSLLMLQALQELDLTACSKLTDASLAKVLQFPQLRQLSLSLLPAFTDMGLVAVARGCPSLERLALSHCSHLSDEGWAQAARLWPRLQHLNLSSCSHLTEQTLDTIGQACKQLRVLDVAMCPGINMAAVKHFQTQLPQVTCIQSRFVGGADLTLTL; encoded by the exons TTCATCAAGGAACGAGCTGGAAAACTACGTGCTCTAGACCTCAGTGGTACTGGTTTGCCACCTGAGGCCCTGCGAGCCCTCGGCCAAGTGACCGGATTgaagctggaggagctgaatTTGCATAGCTGTAGAGACCTCTCGTCCGAGGCCGTGGCCACCCTGTGCCGCCAGCAGCCTGGTCTTACTTCCCTGGACCTTAGTGGCTGCTCAGACCTGACTGATGGGGCGCTCTTGGCTGTGAGCCGAGGCCTACGCCACCTGCGGCACTTGAGTCTGAAGAAACTGCAGAGACTGACAGATGCAGGGTGTACAGCCCTGGGGGCCCTGCATGAACTGCAGAGCCTGGACATGGCTGAATGCTGTCTGGTGAGCGGTCGGGAACTGGCCCAGGTCCTAGGCTCGGTTCGCAGAGCACCTCCTGCACTGACTACCCTCAGGCTGGCGTACTGCTCTTCCCTGAAG GATGCCTCGGTGCTCTCCATGATCCCAGCGTTGGGCCCAAGTCTCAAGGTGCTAGACTTGTCGTCCTGCATGGCCCTCACTAACCAGACCATGCAGGCCATCTGCACCTACCTTACTCACCTGTCGGTGCTGCGCCTAGCCTGGTGCAAAGAGCTCCAGGACTGGGGGCTTTTGGGGTTGCAGGAGCCAAGTGATGAGCCTGTGCTAAGTCCCCAG CTACACCAAGAGGTGGAAAATCAGGCTCCGGACCCTCAGGAGCCCAGTTCTGCGCCACAGGGCTCCTCCCTGCTCATGCTTCAGGCTCTGCAGGAGTTGGACCTCACAGCCTGCAGTAAGCTGACTGATGCCAGTCTGGCCAAG GTGCTCCAGTTCCCTCAGCTGAGGCAGTTATCATTGAGCCTATTGCCAGCTTTCACAGACATGGGTTTGGTGGCTGTGGCTAGGGGTTGTCCTAGCCTGGAGCGCTTGGCATTGAGTCACTGTAGCCACCTCAGTGATGAGGGGTGGGCCCAGGCAGCcaggctgtggcccaggctacAACATCTCAACCTGTCCAGCTGTAGTCATCTCACAGAGCA AACTCTGGATACCATTGGGCAGGCATGCAAGCAGCTTCGAGTGTTGGACGTGGCCATGTGTCCTGGTATCAACATGGCAGCCGTCAAACACTTTCAAACACAGCTGCCTCAGGTGACCTGCATCCAGTCTCGCTTCGTAGGAGGGGCTGACTTGACCCTAACACTTTGA